Proteins encoded in a region of the Triticum dicoccoides isolate Atlit2015 ecotype Zavitan chromosome 3A, WEW_v2.0, whole genome shotgun sequence genome:
- the LOC119267902 gene encoding TLC domain-containing protein 5-like, whose amino-acid sequence MEDFVLSYVVTGLAFWSTAFLVMRALMPKRSYEFCNRAVSTMHAVAAVCMACFSVQEWSCPVCPLNAPSSPRQMKSLAVTLSYMIYDAACCHLNGDVRLDNTVHHLVSIVGIGAGLAYQRCGTEMMACMFITEISSPLLHLREMLKELGVKDTDLNLLVDILFAATFSVGRMVGGPYLTYVTLTTDYPILIKAMAAGLQLVSAYWFLRILRMVRYKLGKKRPAAAAAKVNAK is encoded by the exons ATGGAGGACTTCGTGCTGAGCTACGTGGTGACCGGGCTGGCCTTCTGGTCGACGGCGTTCCTGGTGATGCGGGCGCTGATGCCGAAGCGCTCCTACGAGTTCTGCAACCGCGCCGTCTCCACCATGCACGCCGTCGCCGCCGTCTGCATGGCCTGCTTCTCCGTCCAGGAGTGGTCGTGCCCCGTCTGCCCCCTCAACGCCCCCTCCTCGCCGCGCCAG ATGAAGTCCCTGGCGGTGACGCTGTCGTACATGATCTACGACGCGGCGTGCTGCCACCTCAACGGCGACGTGCGGCTCGACAACACCGTGCACCACCTGGTGAGCATCGTCGGCATCGGCGCCGGCCTGGCCTACCAGAGGTGCGGCACGGAGATGATGGCCTGCATGTTCATCACGGAGATCTCCAGCCCGCTGCTGCACCTCAGGGAGATGCTCAAGGAGCTCGGCGTCAAGGACACGGACCTCAACCTCCTCGTCGAT ATTCTGTTTGCGGCGACCTTTTCGGTGGGACGGATGGTTGGTGGACCGTACCTCACCTACGTGACCTTGACAACAGACTACCCCATCCTTATCAAG GCGATGGCTGCGGGTTTGCAACTGGTGAGCGCCTACTGGTTCTTGAGGATACTCAGGATGGTCAGGTACAAGCTCGGGAAGaagaggccggcggcggcggcggccaaggtCAATGCCAAGTGA
- the LOC119267903 gene encoding uncharacterized protein LOC119267903, giving the protein MAKPPPSAAASAAGGRGPAHHRTRLLLLLLVAVAASAFTAGYVLRGGPVGPCDTRGDPVDVVAARAGGAASSPLGFMKSKLVLLVSHELSLSGGPLLLMELAFLLRQVGCQVVWITNQRPEGTKDVSYSLEHKMLNHGVQVLPARGQEAVETALKADLVILNTAVAGKWLDAVLKDNVPQVLPKILWWIHEMRGHYFKLEYVKHLPLVAGAMIDSHITVEYWKTRTHDRLNIQMPQTFAVHLGNSKELTEVAEDNVARRVLREHIRESLGVRSEDLLFAMINSVSRGKGQDLFLQAFHQSLQLIQHQKLKAPKVHAVVVGSDMSAQTKYETQLRDFVAKNGIHDSVHFINKTLAVAPYLAAIDVLVQNSQARGECFGRITIEAMAFKLPVLGTAAGGTTEIVLDGSTGLLHPAGKEGVTPLAKNMVRLASHVEQRVSMGNKGYARVKERFMEHHMAERIAVVLKEVLHKSQQHPHS; this is encoded by the exons ATGGCGAAACCTCCTCCATCCGCGGCGGCGTCGGCCGCCGGCGGCCGCGGCCCTGCCCACCACcggacccgcctcctcctcctgctcctcgtaGCCGTGGCTGCCTCCGCCTTCACCGCTGGTTATGTCCTCCGCGGCGGCCCTGTCGGCCCATGCGATACCCGAGGGGATCCTGTAGACGTCGTTGCCGCCCGAGCTGGCGGTGCTGCCTCGAGCCCCCTCGGGTTCATGAAGTCCAAGCTCGTGCTGCTTGTCTCCCACGAACTCTCCCTCTCCG GTGGACCGTTATTACTGATGGAGTTGGCGTTTCTTCTTCGGCAGGTTGGTTGCCAAGTGGTATGGATAACAAACCAGCGACCCGAAGGAACAAAAGATGTTTCATATAGCTTGGAGCATAAGATGTTGAACCATGGAGTGCAG GTTTTACCTGCTAGGGGACAGGAGGCAGTTGAGACTGCTCTTAAGGCTGACCTGGTTATCTTGAACACCGCTGTTGCTGGCAAGTGGCTTGATGCTGTTCTAAAAGATAATGTTCCTCAAGTCCTTCCGAAGATTttgtggtggatccatgaaatgCGAGGACATTACTTTAAGCTTGAGTATGTGAAACATCTTCCTTTGGTTGCTGGAGCCATGATCGATTCTCACATAACAGTTGAATATTGGAAGACCAGGACTCATGACCGTCTAAA TATACAGATGCCACAAACTTTTGCTGTTCACCTCGGGAATAGTAAAGAGTTAACAGAAGTTGCCGAAGATAATGTCGCAAGAAGAGTCTTACGTGAACATATACGCGAGTCCCTTGGAGTTAGGAGTGAAGATCTCCTATTTGCTATGATAAACA GTGTTTCACGGGGAAAAGGACAAGACTTATTTCTTCAAGCATTTCATCAGAGCCTGCAACTCATCCAACATCAGAAGTTAAAAGCGCCTAAAGTGCATGCTGTAGTTGTCGGAAGTGATATGAGTGCTCAGACGAAGTATGAGACACAGTTACGTGATTTTGTGGCGAAGAATGGGATCCATGACAGTGTTCACTTTATAAACAAGACGTTGGCAGTGGCACCTTATTTGGCTGCAATTGATGTGCTTGTCCAGAACTCTCAG GCCCGTGGAGAATGTTTTGGAAGGATAACGATAGAAGCAATGGCGTTCAAGTTGCCAGTGCTG GGCACGGCTGCCGGAGGGACCACCGAAATCGTCTTGGATGGTTCAACTGGCCTTCTGCACCCTGCTGGAAAGGAGGGCGTCACGCCTCTCGCCAAGAACATGGTAAGGCTTGCGAGCCATGTTGAGCAGAGGGTCTCCATGGGAAACAAGGGCTATGCCAGGGTGAAGGAGAGGTTCATGGAGCACCACATGGCCGAACGCATTGCTGTGGTGCTGAAGGAAGTTCTACACAAGTCTCAGCAGCATCCTCATTCCTGA
- the LOC119267904 gene encoding TLC domain-containing protein 5-like yields the protein MEDYGGVASLVASGVVLWSTAFLLLRALLPKRSYDFCNRAVSTMHAVAGVALGCLSVQDWASPVSPVASPSSPSQMRALAVTLSYMIYDGACCHLSGDARLDNALHHLISIVGLAAGLAYQRCGTELVACLLVTEISSPLLHLREMLKELGVKDTDLNLLVDILFAVTFSVARMVCGTYVTYRTVTADNPILIKAMATSLLLVSAYWFLRILRMVRHKIGKKRLASKAAGKESM from the exons ATGGAGGACTACGGCGGCGTGGCGAGCCTGGTGGCGTCCGGGGTGGTGTTGTGGTCGACGGCGTTCCTGCTGCTGCGGGCGCTGCTCCCCAAGCGCTCCTACGACTTCTGCAACCGCGCGGTCTCCACCATGCACGCCGTCGCCGGCGTCGCCCTCGGCTGCCTCTCCGTGCAGGACTGGGCCTCCCCCGTCTCCCCCgtcgcctcaccctcctcgccaAGCCAG ATGAGGGCGCTGGCGGTGACGCTGTCCTACATGATCTACGACGGGGCGTGCTGCCACCTGAGCGGCGACGCGCGGCTGGACAACGCCTTGCACCACCTCATCAGCATCGTCGGcctcgccgccggcctcgcctACCAGAGG TGTGGGACGGAGCTGGTGGCGTGCCTGCTCGTCACGGAGATATCCAGCCCGCTGCTGCACCTCAGGGAGATGCTCAAGGAGCTCGGCGTCAAGGACACGGACCTCAACCTCCTCGTCGAC ATCCTGTTCGCGGTGACCTTCTCGGTGGCACGGATGGTTTGCGGGACGTACGTCACCTACCGCACTGTCACGGCTGACAACCCCATCCTCATCAAG gcgatggcgacgagctTGCTGCTGGTGAGCGCCTACTGGTTCTTGAGGATCCTCAGGATGGTCAGGCACAAGATTGGGAAGAAGAGGCTGGCGTCCAAAGCCGCCGGCAAGGAATCTATGTGA